CGGGAGCTCCGGCGGCCTTGGGCGTCGCGGGCGCGGCCTTTTGCGCTGAAACGCTCGGCGCCGAAGGCTTTTTCGCCGCAGTCTTTTTCTTGGCCTTGTTCGTGGCCTTATTCCCGGCCTTGCGGGACGGCTTTGCCGGCGGTTCGGACTTGCCGAGCGCCGAAACCTTCTCCGCCGTTACTCCTCGTTTCCGTTTGGCGGCGGGATCCTGGTCCTCATTTGCGCTCATGCCCTAAACCTGTCTGTTTTCAAAAGAAGGCGCGCAGCGGCCGCGTCGCTCTGGTCTAACAAGCGCGCGCTGATGAGAAAAGCTCTGCCGCCCCGCCGCGGGAAGAAGCCTCTAGGCGAGATAAGCTTGAATTATTACAATGCAATATCGATCCTTGTCTCGGCGCGCGGAGAGCGATGCCGGACGAATTCGGCGAAAAGGTCGCAAGGGATCTCTCGATCATGCTCGGGAAAACAGTTTTATGCGGCGCCAGCGCTGTCCAGCGCCATGAGCTGCGGCGACAGCGGCAGGCCATGCGCGGCGGCGACGGGCGGCGACAGAATGCGCCCGGCGGAAATTTCCAGCCCCGCGCGAAGATGCGGGTCCTCCTCGATGGCGCGACGCCAGCCCTTGTTGGCGAGCGCCAGCACGAAAGGCAATGTGGCGTTGTTGAGCGCGAACGTCGACGTGCGCGGCGTGACTCCGGGCATGTTGGTGACGCAATAATGCACGACCCCGTCAACGACATAGGTCGGGTCGGAGTGGCTCGTCGGCCGTGACGTCTCGCAGCAGCCGCCCTGATCGATCGCGACATCGACGATCACGGCGCCGCGCTTCATCGTCGACAGCATGTCCCGCGTGATCAGGATCGGCGCCTTGGCGCCTGGCGCGAGCGCCGCGCAGATGACGAGATCGGAGCGCTTCACCGATTCGGCGATCGCGGCGCGCGTGGAATAAATGGTGCGCGCCGCGAAACTGAAACGCGTTTCGAGACGCCGAAGCGCGTCGGGGTTGCGGTCGGCGACAAGCACGCTCGCGCCCATGCCGAGCGCAATCGCCGTCGCCTGTGCGCCGACGCTGCCGGCGCCAAGAACGAGAACATCAGCTGGCGGCACGCCCGGCGCGCCCGCGAGCAGAACGCCGCGGCCGCCCGCCTGCTTTTCAAGAAAATGCGCGCCGATTTGTGGGGCGAGCCGGCCGGCGATTTCGGACATCGGCGCGAGCAGCGGCAAACCGCCTCCGGGCGCCGTGACCGTCTCATAGGCGATGCAATGCGCGCCGCTCGCCATCAGCTCGCGCGTGAGTTCAACGTCCGCGGCGAGATGGAAATAAGTGAAGAGCACATGGTCCGGCCGCAAATAAGCAATCTCGCGTCGCTGCGGCTCCTTCACCTTTACGATCAATTGCGCTGCGGCAAACAGCGCTTCAGGACCATCGACGAGATTTGCGCCCGCGGCGGCGTAGTCCGAGTCAGACAGCCCCGCGCCCTCGCCTGCGCCGCGCTCGATGAAGACTTCATGCCCCGCATGGGCAAGCTCGGCGACCGAAGACGGCGTCAGGCCGACGCGATATTCGTTGTCTTTGGTTTCTTTCGGCGCGCCGACACGCATTTCCAGCTCCAAAATACGGCGTCGACTTGGGTAAACATCTCGCCTTGGGGGAATATATGCAAAGGGCGACCTTTCAAAACAAGGGCGAAGGTCAAGCGCGTTTTCAGAACGGCGGAGAGGAAGAAATGCCGACCATCAATACGGACAAAGTCTGTTTCGTCGTCGTCAAGGCCCGTGAGCTTGAAAGCGAAGATGAAGGCGTCGAGGCGGACGCGTCGAACGCCACGGACGACGGTTTCGTCAGCGTGTTGACGGAGGACGCGTTCCCCACGATTCGCGACGAGGTTTCCTCCTTTATCGAAGCCATGGACATCGACGAGCAGGTCGAGCTCGTCGCGCTGATGTGGGTAGGACGGGGCGACTTCGCCGCCAGCGAATGGGGCGAAGCTCTCGCGCAAGCGCGAGCCCGGCACGAAGGCGCGACATCGACCTATCTGCTCGGCGTTCCGCTTCTCGCCTCGTTTCTTGAGGGCGGCCTCGCAGAGTTCGGCGAGAGTTGCGAGCTTTATGCCGCCGACAGGCAGTAAGGGCGCCGCGACGTCGAGAATGCCGGACATGACCTCGATACTATGGCGAATGCGACCATATTAACGCTCATGCGGCGAAGCATCGAGGAGATCCCCCATGAATCGCAGGATTTTTGCAACCGCCCTGGCTCTATCCATCGCGGCCTTTTTCGCCCCCCGATTGGCCTACGCCGAAGATCATCTCGCTGAAGCCATCACCCACACCAAACAGGCGATCAGCGAAGGCAAGGCGGGAAAGGCCGAGGCGCTGACGATGCACGCGGAAGAAGCCTTGAAACACGCCAAGGCGTCCGAGGCCGAGAAGCCGAACGAGCACACCAAACAGGGCGTTTCGCATCTGGAAATGGCCATCGACCACGGCAAGCAGAAGCATGCCGACATCGGGACGAAACACGCCGAAGAGGCGCTGACTCATCTCGAGGCCGCGAAGAAATAGGACGCGCCGACCTGACAAGAAGAGAGAGCGGCCATCCTGCGGCCGCTCTTTTTTTGCGGCTGCGCATGGCCGGGCGGCAATGACAGCGCCGCCTGGATCGCCTATGGACGTCATGGCG
This window of the Methylocystis hirsuta genome carries:
- the ald gene encoding alanine dehydrogenase, with the protein product MRVGAPKETKDNEYRVGLTPSSVAELAHAGHEVFIERGAGEGAGLSDSDYAAAGANLVDGPEALFAAAQLIVKVKEPQRREIAYLRPDHVLFTYFHLAADVELTRELMASGAHCIAYETVTAPGGGLPLLAPMSEIAGRLAPQIGAHFLEKQAGGRGVLLAGAPGVPPADVLVLGAGSVGAQATAIALGMGASVLVADRNPDALRRLETRFSFAARTIYSTRAAIAESVKRSDLVICAALAPGAKAPILITRDMLSTMKRGAVIVDVAIDQGGCCETSRPTSHSDPTYVVDGVVHYCVTNMPGVTPRTSTFALNNATLPFVLALANKGWRRAIEEDPHLRAGLEISAGRILSPPVAAAHGLPLSPQLMALDSAGAA
- a CDS encoding DUF3775 domain-containing protein: MPTINTDKVCFVVVKARELESEDEGVEADASNATDDGFVSVLTEDAFPTIRDEVSSFIEAMDIDEQVELVALMWVGRGDFAASEWGEALAQARARHEGATSTYLLGVPLLASFLEGGLAEFGESCELYAADRQ
- the smbP gene encoding small metal-binding protein SmbP gives rise to the protein MNRRIFATALALSIAAFFAPRLAYAEDHLAEAITHTKQAISEGKAGKAEALTMHAEEALKHAKASEAEKPNEHTKQGVSHLEMAIDHGKQKHADIGTKHAEEALTHLEAAKK